Proteins encoded in a region of the Deltaproteobacteria bacterium genome:
- a CDS encoding alpha/beta hydrolase, with amino-acid sequence MPLDPQARRVLDVLTAVAAPDPWTVDPAAFRAQVRQMRVAAPAAPIGGVADREIPGPGGAALPVRIYSPLDREAGALPVLAFFHGGGFVIGDLDSHDATCRSLANAARCAVVSVDYRLAPEAKFPAAAEDCFAATCWIAENARALGVDAGRIAVGGDSAGGNLAAVTALLARDRGGPRLAHQLLVYPVIDCAFDTRSYLENAEGYFLTREMMRWFWHHYLEKPEQAADPYASPIRAATLSGVAPATVITAEYDPLRDEGEAYAARLAAAGVRASLTRYGGMIHGFLGMGSAIDRGRAALLQAAAELRGAFSL; translated from the coding sequence ATGCCCCTCGACCCGCAAGCCAGGCGCGTGCTCGACGTGCTCACCGCCGTCGCGGCCCCGGACCCGTGGACCGTCGACCCCGCGGCGTTCCGCGCGCAGGTGCGCCAGATGCGCGTCGCCGCGCCGGCGGCGCCGATCGGCGGCGTCGCGGATCGCGAGATCCCCGGGCCCGGCGGGGCCGCGCTTCCGGTTCGGATCTACTCGCCGCTCGATCGCGAGGCCGGCGCGCTTCCCGTGCTGGCGTTCTTCCACGGCGGCGGCTTCGTGATCGGTGATCTCGACTCGCACGACGCGACCTGCCGGTCGCTCGCGAACGCCGCGCGCTGCGCGGTGGTGTCGGTGGACTACCGGCTCGCGCCCGAGGCGAAGTTCCCCGCCGCGGCCGAGGACTGCTTCGCCGCGACCTGCTGGATCGCCGAGAACGCCCGCGCGCTCGGCGTCGACGCAGGGCGCATCGCCGTCGGCGGCGACAGCGCGGGCGGAAACCTCGCGGCGGTGACCGCGCTGCTCGCGCGCGACCGAGGCGGCCCGCGGCTCGCGCACCAGCTGCTCGTCTACCCGGTGATCGACTGCGCCTTCGACACGCGATCCTATCTCGAGAACGCCGAGGGCTACTTCCTGACCCGCGAGATGATGCGCTGGTTCTGGCACCACTACCTGGAGAAGCCCGAGCAGGCGGCCGACCCCTACGCATCGCCGATCCGCGCCGCGACACTCTCGGGTGTCGCGCCCGCGACCGTGATCACCGCCGAGTACGACCCGCTCCGGGACGAGGGCGAGGCCTATGCCGCGCGCCTCGCCGCGGCCGGGGTTCGCGCCTCGCTCACCCGCTACGGCGGCATGATCCACGGCTTCCTCGGCATGGGAAGCGCGATCGATCGGGGCCGCGCAGCTCTGCTGCAAGCCGCAGCCGAGCTGCGCGGCGCCTTCTCGCTCTAG